In one window of Nocardiopsis aegyptia DNA:
- a CDS encoding aminotransferase-like domain-containing protein, translated as MVASEVRALFAVASRPEVVSLAGGMPNVAALPLDQIGELVKDVVSEEGAAALQYGSAQGDPVLREQICDYMTLEGITASPDDVIVTVGSQQALDLITRVFVDPDDIVLCEAPTYVTAINTFAAFQADIQHVGMDERGVIPEELERSLTEAARAGRTVKFFYTIPNFQNPAGITMSAERRARVMEICERHDVLVVEDNPYGLLRYEGDPEPTLFSQGSGNVIYLGSLSKTLSPGLRIGWALAPAAVRAKLVLAAESAMLSHSTFNQLVVRRYLNTFPWQEQIKVFNTMYSERRDAMLTALTAMMPDGCTWTRPEGGFFVWATLPEGIDAKAMLPRAVAERVAYVPGTGFYADERGRANMRLSFCYPTPEQIREGVRRLVGAIEGEVDLRDTFGTTSTQPTEGSQAPAPDLP; from the coding sequence ATGGTCGCATCGGAGGTCCGGGCACTCTTCGCCGTCGCATCGCGCCCGGAGGTCGTCTCCCTGGCCGGAGGCATGCCCAACGTGGCGGCGCTCCCGCTCGACCAGATCGGCGAACTGGTCAAGGACGTCGTCTCCGAGGAGGGCGCCGCGGCCCTGCAGTACGGCTCCGCCCAGGGCGACCCCGTCCTGCGCGAGCAGATCTGCGACTACATGACGCTGGAGGGCATTACCGCCAGCCCCGACGACGTCATCGTCACAGTCGGCTCCCAGCAGGCCCTCGACCTCATCACCCGGGTCTTCGTCGACCCGGACGACATCGTGCTGTGCGAGGCTCCCACCTACGTCACCGCCATCAACACCTTCGCCGCCTTCCAGGCCGACATCCAGCACGTGGGCATGGACGAGCGCGGGGTGATCCCCGAGGAGCTGGAGCGCTCGCTCACCGAGGCGGCGCGGGCCGGCCGCACGGTCAAGTTCTTCTACACGATCCCCAACTTCCAGAACCCGGCCGGCATCACCATGAGCGCCGAGCGCCGCGCCCGCGTGATGGAGATCTGCGAGCGCCACGACGTCCTGGTGGTGGAGGACAACCCCTACGGCCTGCTGCGGTACGAGGGCGACCCCGAACCCACCCTGTTCTCCCAGGGCAGCGGCAACGTCATCTACCTCGGTTCGCTGTCCAAGACGCTCTCCCCGGGCCTGCGGATCGGCTGGGCGCTGGCCCCGGCCGCGGTCCGCGCCAAGCTCGTGCTGGCCGCAGAGTCGGCGATGCTCAGCCATTCCACGTTCAACCAGCTCGTGGTGCGCCGCTACCTGAACACCTTTCCCTGGCAGGAACAGATCAAGGTGTTCAACACGATGTACAGCGAGCGCCGCGACGCCATGCTCACCGCGCTCACCGCGATGATGCCCGACGGGTGCACGTGGACCAGGCCCGAGGGCGGCTTCTTCGTGTGGGCCACCCTGCCCGAGGGCATCGACGCCAAGGCGATGCTGCCCCGCGCGGTCGCCGAACGCGTCGCCTACGTGCCCGGCACCGGTTTCTACGCCGACGAGCGCGGCCGGGCCAACATGCGCCTGAGCTTCTGCTACCCCACGCCGGAGCAGATCCGCGAGGGCGTGCGCCGCCTGGTCGGCGCGATCGAGGGCGAGGTCGACCTGCGTGATACGTTCGGCACCACTTCGACCCAGCCCACCGAAGGCAGCCAGGCACCCGCCCCCGACCTGCCCTGA
- a CDS encoding D-alanine--D-alanine ligase family protein, translated as MTAAQKEVRAVADLDRVLVLAGGLSPEHEVSVHSGRSVAEALRRLDVEVQVADVDSTLLRRLAEDPPQVVFPVLHGSAGEDGAIREVLELVGAPYVGARPDACRLAYSKPAAKALLAARGVRVARGAALPKSAFHDLGAPALLERLAERLGLPLFVKPDRGGSAFGATPVTSLHDLSAALVSCFAYSDSALIEEQVQGTELAVGVVDTGEGPMALPPVEIVPDGGVYDYAARYTAGRTEFFCPARLDDDALEAATRVALTAHEVLGLRDLSRTDVIVGQDGQVAFLETNVAPGLTETSTFPMAAGAAGLDFAVVCRELAHQAYLRG; from the coding sequence ATGACAGCAGCACAGAAGGAGGTCCGCGCCGTGGCCGACCTTGACCGCGTTCTCGTTCTCGCCGGGGGACTGTCCCCCGAACACGAGGTGAGCGTCCACTCCGGGCGCAGCGTCGCCGAGGCGCTGCGGCGCCTGGACGTGGAGGTGCAGGTCGCCGACGTGGACTCCACCCTGCTGCGGCGCCTGGCCGAGGACCCGCCCCAGGTGGTCTTCCCCGTGCTGCACGGGTCCGCGGGTGAGGACGGGGCGATCCGCGAGGTCCTGGAACTGGTCGGCGCCCCCTATGTGGGCGCCCGGCCCGACGCCTGCCGCCTCGCCTACTCCAAGCCCGCGGCCAAGGCGCTGCTGGCCGCGCGCGGCGTGCGGGTGGCCCGCGGTGCCGCCCTGCCCAAGTCGGCCTTCCACGACCTGGGCGCCCCGGCGCTGCTGGAGCGGCTGGCCGAACGCCTGGGCCTGCCGCTGTTCGTCAAGCCCGATCGCGGCGGGTCCGCCTTCGGTGCCACGCCGGTCACGTCGCTGCACGACCTGTCCGCGGCGCTGGTGTCCTGCTTCGCCTACAGCGACTCCGCCCTCATCGAGGAGCAGGTCCAGGGCACGGAGCTGGCCGTGGGCGTCGTGGACACCGGGGAGGGCCCCATGGCCCTGCCGCCGGTGGAGATCGTCCCCGACGGCGGCGTCTACGACTACGCGGCGCGCTACACCGCCGGACGGACCGAGTTCTTCTGCCCGGCCCGCCTGGACGACGACGCCCTGGAGGCGGCCACGCGGGTCGCGCTCACCGCCCACGAGGTGCTGGGCCTGCGCGACCTGTCGCGCACCGACGTCATCGTGGGCCAGGACGGCCAGGTCGCCTTCCTGGAGACCAACGTGGCCCCCGGTCTGACGGAGACCTCCACGTTCCCGATGGCGGCCGGCGCGGCCGGGCTCGACTTCGCGGTGGTCTGCCGGGAGCTGGCGCACCAGGCCTACCTGCGCGGCTGA
- a CDS encoding phosphatidylinositol-specific phospholipase C: MHHSPRRRAVLGSALTAAFALVTAPPPATASAVSADRAGWMAPLPDSTALASLSLPGTHDSGAWTGSVWSRTQDLTLTGQLTSGVRFLDVRTRHFQDAFTIHHGAEYLNLNFTDVVRDVTAFLAAHPGETVLMRMKKEHTEEGNTRTYEQTLDHYIEHDPDTRDLLADHLWVPPEQGGNRVPALGEVRGRVVVVQDFAATRDYGVRWNGDALDIQDDYRVPTLFDIPAKWESARSHFEAAASGPAHLLYVNHLSGSGAPWANPREVAWGALGLRGVNDHALAHLRSSSADRTGVVVMDFPSQELTDLVLGHNPST, translated from the coding sequence ATGCATCACTCCCCCCGCCGCCGAGCCGTGCTGGGCTCGGCGCTCACCGCCGCGTTCGCCCTCGTCACCGCTCCCCCGCCCGCCACCGCGTCGGCGGTCTCCGCCGACCGCGCGGGGTGGATGGCACCGCTCCCGGACTCCACCGCGCTGGCGTCGCTGTCCCTGCCCGGCACCCACGACAGCGGGGCCTGGACCGGCAGCGTGTGGTCGCGCACCCAGGACCTGACGCTGACCGGCCAGCTCACCTCGGGCGTCCGCTTCCTGGACGTGCGCACGCGCCACTTCCAGGACGCGTTCACCATCCACCACGGCGCGGAGTACCTCAACCTCAACTTCACCGACGTGGTGCGCGACGTGACCGCCTTCCTCGCCGCCCACCCCGGCGAGACCGTGCTCATGCGGATGAAGAAGGAGCACACCGAGGAGGGCAACACCCGCACCTACGAGCAGACCCTGGACCACTACATCGAGCACGACCCCGACACCCGGGACCTGCTCGCCGACCACCTGTGGGTGCCGCCGGAACAGGGCGGGAACCGCGTGCCCGCCCTGGGCGAGGTCCGGGGGCGCGTCGTGGTGGTGCAGGACTTCGCGGCCACGCGCGACTACGGCGTGCGGTGGAACGGGGACGCGCTCGACATCCAGGACGACTACCGGGTGCCCACGCTCTTCGACATCCCGGCCAAGTGGGAGAGCGCGCGCTCGCACTTCGAGGCCGCCGCGTCGGGGCCCGCCCACCTGCTCTACGTCAACCACCTCAGCGGCAGCGGGGCGCCGTGGGCCAACCCGCGCGAGGTGGCCTGGGGCGCCCTGGGCCTGCGGGGCGTCAACGACCACGCCCTCGCCCACCTGCGTTCGTCGAGCGCGGACCGGACGGGGGTGGTGGTGATGGACTTCCCCAGCCAGGAGCTGACCGACCTCGTCCTGGGCCACAACCCCTCAACGTGA
- a CDS encoding molybdopterin-dependent oxidoreductase: protein MDVEVNGSSCPAPDGPGGTAAGHLRDRLGLTGTKVACGTGVCGACTILVDGSPTVSCLLPADGLAGRAVTTVEGLGGDHPVQRAFAAHDAMQCGYCTPGFVVEAAAFVDSWRAEHGDARPDRGAIADAMAGHLCRCGAYEGIFAAVADACAGAFDEPSDQDPPRIDALDKVTGRAEFTADRIPEGTWEGVVVRSAHAHARVLSVDPGGARTSPVEAPGPAEDADPVLVDLLGPDRTVRYAGQPIAAVAAPTADGARAAAAAVTVGYEPLPAVLDTDAAQAPGAPAVYPTRAEQRAAPSYSEGPTPPARWNGNTRGPSTVGWRGGTAVRRLRAAADHEDPLLVAQEYTTATQVHSPLEPHVCVASWDGGDLHLRVSTQSLSQVADRAAAHWELPRERVHVVTEFVGGGFGGKNGLSTDVVAAVELSRAAGAPVRVSLDRAEELTDAGHRPGTRTRVALLADGEGRLSAMTVDSYGDGGVSTGSNTATLAFLMYGRSPRRVRDFDVITHRPPGKPMRGPGGPPMAWALEQAVDEMALRLGEDPLALRTRWDGNPKRRALYEKAARLDLWRSRPRGERTGRFRRGVGVAAANWMYLLAPRAKVELAVEDGALVARSATQDLGTGIRSVLSDVVTERLGVPASALRVEIGHSSSVHGTGSYGSRTTTSMGPAAAQAADRMRAALREHAPDVPAAGPIPERALKEALTGAEGVRVVGERRADRWGHLTPDMDDLALGRGLSGAVHVMEVEVDTLLGRVRPTRCWAGIAAGHVYSERLARNQCEGAVVQGVGYALFEERRDDPATGVVLTDNMEDYRIPGMGDVPETEVYFHQEGFEHVRGGGVGLGEVSVVGVAAALGNAVHDATGVRPRELPIRPDRLIRGLR, encoded by the coding sequence ATGGACGTGGAAGTCAACGGCTCCTCCTGCCCGGCACCCGACGGACCCGGCGGCACGGCCGCCGGCCACCTGCGCGACCGGCTCGGCCTGACCGGCACGAAGGTCGCCTGCGGGACGGGCGTGTGCGGCGCCTGCACCATCCTGGTCGACGGCTCCCCCACCGTCTCCTGCCTCCTGCCCGCCGACGGCCTCGCCGGCCGCGCGGTCACCACCGTGGAAGGCCTGGGCGGGGACCACCCGGTCCAGCGGGCCTTCGCCGCCCACGACGCCATGCAGTGCGGGTACTGCACACCCGGCTTCGTCGTGGAGGCCGCCGCCTTCGTCGACTCCTGGCGCGCCGAGCACGGTGACGCCCGGCCCGACCGCGGCGCCATCGCCGACGCCATGGCCGGGCACCTGTGCCGGTGCGGCGCCTACGAGGGCATCTTCGCCGCCGTGGCCGACGCCTGCGCGGGGGCCTTCGACGAGCCCTCCGACCAGGACCCGCCCCGGATCGACGCCCTCGACAAGGTCACCGGCCGCGCCGAGTTCACCGCCGACCGGATCCCCGAGGGCACGTGGGAAGGAGTGGTCGTCCGCTCGGCCCACGCGCACGCGCGCGTGCTCTCGGTCGATCCCGGCGGCGCCCGCACCTCCCCCGTCGAGGCGCCCGGACCGGCCGAGGACGCCGATCCGGTCCTGGTCGACCTGCTCGGCCCCGACCGCACCGTGCGCTACGCCGGCCAGCCGATCGCCGCGGTGGCCGCGCCCACCGCGGACGGGGCGCGCGCGGCGGCGGCCGCGGTCACGGTCGGCTACGAGCCCCTGCCCGCGGTCCTGGACACCGACGCCGCCCAGGCCCCCGGCGCCCCCGCCGTCTACCCCACCCGGGCCGAGCAGCGCGCGGCCCCGAGCTACTCCGAGGGGCCCACCCCGCCGGCCCGCTGGAACGGCAACACGCGCGGTCCCAGCACCGTGGGCTGGCGCGGGGGCACCGCCGTCCGGCGGCTGCGCGCGGCCGCCGACCACGAGGACCCGCTCCTGGTGGCCCAGGAGTACACCACCGCCACCCAGGTGCACAGCCCGCTGGAACCGCACGTGTGCGTGGCCTCCTGGGACGGCGGCGACCTGCACCTGCGCGTGTCCACCCAGTCCCTGAGCCAGGTCGCCGACCGGGCCGCCGCGCACTGGGAGCTGCCGCGTGAGCGCGTGCACGTGGTCACCGAGTTCGTCGGCGGCGGCTTCGGCGGCAAGAACGGGCTGAGCACGGACGTGGTGGCCGCCGTGGAGCTGTCCCGCGCGGCGGGCGCCCCCGTCCGCGTGTCCCTGGACCGCGCCGAGGAGCTGACCGACGCCGGGCACCGGCCCGGCACCCGCACGCGCGTGGCCCTGCTGGCCGACGGCGAGGGCCGCCTGTCGGCGATGACCGTGGACTCCTACGGCGACGGCGGCGTGTCGACCGGGTCCAACACGGCCACGCTCGCGTTCCTGATGTACGGGCGCTCGCCCCGCCGGGTACGCGACTTCGACGTGATCACCCACCGTCCGCCGGGCAAGCCGATGCGCGGCCCCGGCGGCCCGCCGATGGCCTGGGCGCTGGAACAGGCCGTGGACGAGATGGCCCTGCGCCTGGGCGAGGACCCGCTGGCCCTGCGCACCCGCTGGGACGGCAACCCCAAGCGACGCGCCCTGTACGAAAAGGCCGCGCGGCTGGACCTGTGGCGCTCCCGCCCGCGCGGAGAGCGCACCGGGCGGTTCCGCCGCGGCGTGGGCGTGGCCGCCGCCAACTGGATGTACCTGCTCGCGCCCCGGGCCAAGGTGGAACTGGCCGTGGAGGACGGCGCCCTGGTGGCGCGCTCGGCCACCCAGGACCTGGGCACCGGCATCCGCTCCGTGCTCAGCGACGTGGTCACCGAACGGCTCGGCGTGCCCGCCTCGGCGCTGCGCGTGGAGATCGGCCACAGCTCCTCGGTGCACGGCACGGGCTCCTACGGCAGCCGCACCACCACCTCGATGGGGCCGGCCGCGGCCCAGGCCGCCGACCGGATGCGCGCCGCCCTGCGCGAGCACGCCCCGGACGTACCCGCCGCCGGACCGATCCCCGAGCGCGCCCTGAAGGAGGCGCTGACCGGCGCCGAGGGCGTGCGGGTGGTCGGCGAGCGCCGGGCGGACCGCTGGGGGCACCTGACCCCCGACATGGACGACCTCGCGCTGGGCCGCGGGCTCAGCGGAGCCGTGCACGTCATGGAGGTCGAGGTCGACACCCTGCTCGGGCGGGTGCGGCCCACCCGCTGCTGGGCGGGGATCGCCGCCGGACACGTCTACTCCGAGCGGCTGGCGCGCAACCAGTGCGAGGGGGCGGTGGTCCAGGGGGTGGGCTACGCCCTCTTCGAGGAGCGCCGCGACGACCCGGCCACCGGTGTCGTGCTCACCGACAACATGGAGGACTACCGCATCCCCGGGATGGGCGACGTGCCCGAGACCGAGGTCTACTTCCACCAGGAGGGGTTCGAGCACGTCCGGGGCGGCGGGGTCGGCCTGGGCGAGGTGTCGGTCGTGGGCGTGGCCGCCGCGCTCGGCAACGCCGTCCACGACGCCACCGGCGTGCGCCCCCGCGAGCTGCCCATCCGCCCGGACCGACTGATCAGGGGCCTGCGATGA
- a CDS encoding FAD binding domain-containing protein → MTITRPTDLGAALDRLDGTGARPRAGGTDLTACLAAGVVEPAPVVDLTGVEDLRGVAWAADGSARVGALTRIAELSGDPLLADAYPALALTAAALATPQVRGTATVGGNLLQRNRCWYLRNPAFDCFQTGGDSCPARSGDHLYGVVVDQGPCAAPHPSSLAVALLAHGASVRVAGGRERDLPVASLYDGTDPTRDHVLDSREVLVSVALPAPAPGERAAYLRATGRSRAEWPLVEVAVRLVCGDDGTGPVSSASVAVGGVARTPLLLPGVAEALVGAVPGTAPDENVDVALAALADLCDPLPATGYKVDLLSATVRAGVERALGTPAA, encoded by the coding sequence ATGACCATCACCCGACCGACGGACCTGGGGGCCGCGCTGGACCGGCTCGACGGCACGGGCGCCCGCCCGCGCGCCGGGGGCACCGACCTGACCGCGTGCCTGGCCGCCGGGGTGGTCGAACCCGCCCCGGTGGTCGACCTGACCGGCGTCGAGGACCTGCGGGGCGTGGCGTGGGCCGCCGACGGGTCGGCGCGCGTGGGCGCGCTGACCAGGATCGCCGAGCTCTCCGGCGACCCCCTGTTGGCCGACGCCTATCCGGCCCTGGCCCTGACCGCCGCCGCGCTGGCCACGCCACAGGTGCGGGGGACGGCCACCGTGGGCGGCAACCTGCTCCAGCGCAACCGCTGCTGGTACCTGCGCAACCCGGCCTTCGACTGCTTCCAGACGGGCGGCGACTCGTGTCCGGCCCGGTCCGGGGACCACCTGTACGGGGTGGTCGTGGACCAGGGGCCGTGCGCGGCCCCGCACCCGTCGTCGCTGGCCGTGGCGCTGCTGGCCCACGGCGCCTCGGTCCGGGTGGCCGGCGGCCGGGAGCGGGACCTGCCCGTGGCCTCGCTCTACGACGGCACGGACCCCACCCGGGACCACGTCCTGGACTCGCGGGAGGTGCTGGTGTCGGTGGCACTGCCGGCCCCGGCTCCGGGCGAGCGCGCCGCCTACCTGCGCGCGACGGGGCGCTCGCGCGCCGAGTGGCCGCTGGTCGAGGTGGCCGTGCGGCTGGTGTGCGGGGACGACGGCACGGGCCCGGTGTCCTCGGCCTCGGTGGCCGTGGGGGGAGTGGCCCGCACCCCGCTGCTCCTGCCGGGTGTGGCGGAGGCGCTGGTGGGCGCGGTGCCCGGAACGGCGCCGGACGAGAACGTGGACGTCGCGCTGGCGGCCCTGGCCGACCTGTGCGACCCGCTGCCCGCCACCGGCTACAAGGTGGACCTGCTGTCGGCGACCGTCCGCGCCGGGGTCGAGCGGGCCCTGGGGACCCCCGCCGCGTGA
- a CDS encoding molybdopterin-dependent oxidoreductase: METALRICPLCEATCGLTLTIDTGRVTAARGDRQDVFSAGFVCPKGATLPALDNDPDRLRRPMVREGGTWREVDWPEAFAAVDAGLSGVVRRHGRDAVAAYLGNPNVHTLAGQLYSGLLARTLGTPNVYSASTVDQMPKHVSSGLMFGDPLAIPVPDLDRTDHLLMLGANPVESNGSLCTAPDFPGRLKALRARGGRLVVVDPRRTRTADLADEHVAIRPGTDAYLLFAMAQTLFAEDLADPGALAEHVEGVAEVRALAKEFTPEAVASVCGIDADRIRTMARDLAAAPTAAVYARVGTTTAEFGTLTSWLVDVLNLITGNLDRPGGALFPRPAHRPAGAGRSRPFRLGRWRSRVRGLPEAKGELPAVTLVDEIATPGSGQVRALVTVAGNPVLSTPGGDRLDRELPGLEFMVSVDPYLNETTRHAHVILPPAPPSRTPHFDLAFGELAVRNTVRYSPAPLPLDEGEADESLILRRLVQIAAGQGPEADPDAVDEAETARILARAVADPDSSVHGRDPDELTAALYPGTWSERRVDLLLRLGSYGDAFGARPGGLTLQRVLDAPHGVDLGPLDSRVPEILSTASGRVEACPAPVAEDVARLGEGLAARRDSLVLVGRRHLRSNNSWAHNLPRLTGGSNTCTLHVHPDDADRLGLTESAEATVRSAYGEVSAPVELTDTVAPGVVSLPHGWGHGVPGTRMTVAAQNPGVNVNAVTDPSVVDPLSGNAVLNGVPVTVLPHG; the protein is encoded by the coding sequence ATGGAAACGGCACTTCGGATCTGCCCGCTGTGCGAAGCCACCTGCGGCCTCACCCTCACCATCGACACCGGGCGGGTGACCGCCGCCCGCGGCGACCGCCAGGACGTCTTCAGCGCGGGGTTCGTCTGCCCCAAGGGTGCCACCCTGCCCGCCCTCGACAACGACCCCGACCGCCTGCGCCGCCCCATGGTGCGCGAGGGCGGAACCTGGCGCGAGGTCGACTGGCCCGAGGCCTTCGCCGCCGTCGACGCCGGGCTCTCCGGGGTCGTGCGCCGCCACGGCCGCGACGCGGTCGCCGCCTACCTCGGCAACCCCAACGTGCACACCCTGGCCGGACAGCTGTACTCGGGCCTGCTCGCGCGCACCCTGGGCACCCCCAACGTCTACAGCGCCAGCACCGTCGACCAGATGCCCAAGCACGTCTCCTCCGGGCTGATGTTCGGCGACCCCCTGGCCATCCCCGTCCCCGACCTGGACCGCACCGACCACCTGCTCATGCTCGGCGCCAATCCGGTCGAGTCCAACGGCAGCCTGTGCACCGCGCCCGACTTCCCCGGCAGGCTCAAGGCGCTGCGCGCCCGCGGCGGCCGCCTGGTCGTGGTCGATCCCCGGCGCACCCGCACCGCCGACCTCGCCGACGAACACGTCGCGATCCGGCCAGGCACCGACGCCTACCTGCTCTTCGCCATGGCACAGACCCTCTTCGCCGAGGACCTGGCCGACCCGGGCGCCCTGGCCGAGCACGTCGAGGGCGTGGCCGAGGTGCGCGCCCTGGCCAAGGAGTTCACCCCCGAGGCCGTCGCGTCCGTCTGCGGCATCGACGCCGACCGCATCCGCACGATGGCCCGCGACCTGGCCGCCGCGCCGACCGCCGCCGTCTACGCCCGCGTGGGCACCACGACCGCCGAGTTCGGCACCCTCACCAGCTGGCTCGTGGACGTCCTCAACCTCATCACCGGCAACCTCGACCGCCCCGGCGGCGCGCTCTTCCCCCGGCCCGCCCACCGCCCGGCCGGGGCCGGCCGCAGCCGCCCCTTCCGGCTCGGTCGCTGGCGCAGCCGCGTGCGCGGCCTGCCCGAGGCCAAGGGCGAACTGCCCGCGGTCACCCTCGTCGACGAGATCGCCACCCCCGGCAGCGGACAGGTCCGCGCCCTGGTCACCGTGGCCGGGAACCCGGTGCTGTCCACCCCCGGCGGCGACCGCCTGGACCGGGAGCTGCCGGGCCTGGAGTTCATGGTGAGCGTGGACCCCTACCTCAACGAGACCACCCGGCACGCGCACGTCATCCTGCCGCCCGCGCCGCCGAGCCGCACCCCCCACTTCGACCTCGCCTTCGGCGAACTGGCGGTGCGCAACACCGTCCGCTACTCGCCCGCGCCCCTGCCCCTGGACGAGGGCGAGGCCGACGAGTCGCTCATCCTGCGCCGGCTCGTGCAGATCGCCGCCGGACAGGGGCCCGAAGCCGACCCGGACGCGGTGGACGAGGCCGAGACCGCCCGGATCCTCGCCCGCGCCGTCGCCGACCCCGACTCCTCCGTGCACGGACGCGACCCAGACGAGCTGACCGCCGCCCTGTACCCGGGCACGTGGTCCGAGCGCCGGGTCGACCTGCTCCTGCGCCTGGGCTCCTACGGCGACGCCTTCGGGGCCCGCCCCGGCGGCCTCACCCTCCAGAGGGTGCTGGACGCGCCGCACGGCGTGGACCTGGGGCCGCTGGACTCCCGCGTCCCCGAGATCCTGTCCACCGCCTCCGGCCGTGTCGAGGCCTGCCCCGCGCCCGTGGCCGAGGACGTCGCCCGCCTGGGCGAGGGCCTGGCCGCGCGCCGCGACTCCCTCGTGCTCGTGGGCCGACGCCACCTGCGCTCCAACAACAGCTGGGCGCACAACCTCCCCCGGCTCACCGGCGGCAGCAACACCTGCACCCTGCACGTCCACCCCGACGACGCCGACCGCCTGGGCCTGACCGAGAGCGCCGAGGCCACCGTGCGCAGCGCCTACGGCGAGGTCAGCGCCCCTGTGGAACTGACCGACACCGTCGCGCCCGGCGTGGTGAGCCTGCCGCACGGCTGGGGGCACGGCGTGCCCGGCACCCGCATGACGGTCGCCGCCCAGAACCCGGGGGTCAACGTCAACGCCGTCACCGACCCCTCGGTGGTGGACCCGCTCTCGGGCAACGCGGTCCTCAACGGCGTCCCCGTCACGGTGCTGCCCCACGGCTGA
- a CDS encoding DUF4386 family protein has product MNTTRWAGLGLLVLVLVLFVGTAFGDPGIDAETAESVDQDVRNAHDSTPWIVVAQAVQVATAPLAVLAGVGLYLPLRRTSPGLAMVGLLMLVLGGLITALQGMTGMSMVMTSTLYTGGNLVPAGSEYLLGVVLALTAVHWATWLSGWAVLGLAVAAFGYGLSWRTRVLPRWSGWLALVVGALLLVAPLVAALWVFFFAWALGALLLLVWMVAASVVLLVRAPRVESEFTEAGASPGR; this is encoded by the coding sequence ATGAACACGACGCGATGGGCCGGACTGGGCCTGCTGGTGCTGGTCCTGGTGCTGTTCGTGGGCACGGCGTTCGGTGACCCGGGCATCGACGCCGAGACGGCGGAGTCGGTGGATCAGGATGTGCGCAACGCCCATGACAGCACCCCGTGGATCGTCGTGGCCCAGGCGGTGCAGGTGGCGACGGCTCCGCTCGCGGTGCTCGCCGGGGTGGGGCTGTACCTGCCGCTGCGGCGGACCTCGCCCGGACTGGCGATGGTCGGCCTCCTGATGCTGGTGCTCGGCGGCCTGATCACGGCCCTGCAGGGCATGACGGGCATGTCGATGGTCATGACGTCCACCCTGTACACCGGGGGAAACCTGGTCCCCGCCGGAAGCGAGTACCTCCTCGGTGTGGTCCTGGCCCTGACCGCCGTGCACTGGGCGACCTGGCTGAGCGGCTGGGCGGTCCTGGGCTTGGCGGTGGCGGCCTTCGGATACGGCCTGTCGTGGCGGACCCGTGTCCTGCCCCGGTGGTCGGGATGGCTCGCCCTCGTCGTCGGCGCACTCCTGCTGGTCGCGCCGCTGGTGGCGGCGCTGTGGGTGTTCTTCTTCGCCTGGGCCCTGGGCGCCCTGCTTCTGCTGGTGTGGATGGTCGCCGCGAGTGTCGTGCTCCTGGTCCGAGCGCCGCGGGTGGAGTCCGAGTTCACGGAGGCCGGCGCGTCGCCCGGACGCTGA